A genome region from Hymenobacter chitinivorans DSM 11115 includes the following:
- a CDS encoding RNA polymerase sigma factor gives MGKGIPSYTDEEFVAAIRQGDDRALAQLYRLHLPMVSHYVLQNSGTEDEAKDVYQEGVMVFYEKVREGSLELSCQIKTYLYAVCRRLWLKRLTEKTRFGGRLDDHEPYLETGAEADLALAEERDKRFATMSEALERVGEPCRSLLEGFYLLDKSMQQLTAEFGYTNADNAKNQKYKCLVRLKKLFFAHYKEEESF, from the coding sequence ATGGGTAAGGGAATTCCTTCCTACACCGACGAAGAGTTCGTGGCGGCTATCCGCCAGGGCGACGACCGGGCGCTGGCACAGCTCTACCGTTTGCACCTGCCGATGGTCTCGCACTACGTTCTGCAAAACAGCGGAACCGAAGACGAGGCCAAGGATGTGTACCAGGAGGGCGTAATGGTATTTTATGAGAAAGTGCGCGAAGGCTCTTTGGAGCTGAGCTGCCAGATCAAAACCTACCTCTACGCCGTGTGCCGCCGCCTCTGGCTCAAGCGCCTCACCGAGAAAACCCGTTTCGGCGGCCGCCTCGATGACCACGAGCCCTACCTCGAAACCGGCGCCGAGGCCGACCTGGCCCTGGCCGAGGAGCGCGACAAGCGCTTCGCGACGATGAGCGAGGCGCTGGAACGAGTGGGAGAACCCTGTCGTTCGCTTTTAGAAGGTTTTTACCTGCTGGATAAGTCTATGCAGCAGCTTACGGCGGAATTTGGCTACACCAACGCCGACAACGCCAAGAATCAAAAATACAAGTGCCTGGTGCGCCTGAAAAAATTGTTCTTCGCCCATTACAAGGAGGAAGAGTCGTTTTGA
- a CDS encoding AAA family ATPase, whose translation MTEQDVRHLLAKLPPLREEIGKIIVGQQQVLDEVLVALLAGGHALLEGVPGLAKTLLVRTLASATDLPFRRIQFTPDLMPTDILGTEVLEEDHGTGHRSFKFNQGPIFASLVLADEINRTPPKTQAALLEAMQEGHVTYAGQEHALPKPFFLLATQNPIEQSGTYPLPEAQLDRFLLYIRIGYPTEQEELAVLSGTTGAARAEVKPVLGGEDIRQLQQLVRQVSLSPELLGFVNRLVRATRPATSPVKFIQEYGRWGAGPRAGQALILCAKARALLQGRFAATLDDIHTLAPPVLRHRVLLNFNAEAENLTPDDAVAALLRDVVV comes from the coding sequence ATGACTGAACAAGACGTACGCCACCTGCTGGCCAAGCTGCCGCCGCTGCGGGAGGAAATCGGTAAAATCATCGTGGGCCAGCAGCAGGTGCTGGACGAGGTGCTGGTGGCACTGCTGGCCGGCGGCCACGCCCTGCTTGAAGGCGTGCCGGGCCTGGCCAAAACCCTGCTCGTGCGCACCCTGGCCTCGGCCACCGACCTGCCCTTCCGCCGCATCCAGTTCACCCCCGACCTGATGCCGACCGATATTCTGGGCACCGAGGTGCTGGAGGAAGACCACGGCACCGGCCACCGCTCCTTTAAGTTCAACCAGGGCCCCATCTTCGCCAGCCTGGTCTTGGCCGACGAAATCAACCGGACGCCGCCCAAAACCCAGGCCGCCCTGCTCGAAGCCATGCAGGAAGGCCACGTGACCTACGCCGGTCAGGAGCACGCCCTGCCCAAGCCCTTCTTTCTGCTGGCCACCCAAAACCCGATTGAGCAAAGCGGCACCTACCCCCTGCCCGAGGCCCAGCTCGACCGGTTTCTGCTTTACATCCGCATTGGCTACCCCACCGAGCAGGAAGAGCTGGCCGTGCTTAGCGGCACCACCGGCGCGGCCCGGGCCGAGGTGAAGCCCGTGCTGGGCGGCGAGGATATCCGCCAATTGCAGCAGCTCGTGCGCCAGGTGAGCCTGAGTCCCGAGCTGCTGGGTTTCGTCAACCGCCTGGTGCGCGCCACCCGGCCGGCGACGTCGCCGGTGAAGTTTATTCAGGAATACGGCCGTTGGGGCGCGGGTCCCCGGGCCGGACAAGCCCTTATTTTGTGCGCCAAAGCCCGGGCCCTGCTGCAAGGCCGCTTCGCCGCTACCCTGGACGACATTCACACTCTGGCTCCGCCGGTATTGCGCCACCGGGTGCTGCTCAACTTCAACGCCGAAGCCGAAAACCTCACCCCCGACGACGCCGTGGCGGCATTGCTGCGGGACGTGGTGGTGTAG
- a CDS encoding DUF4159 domain-containing protein, with the protein MPVPFTFVRLQYRSGDWDGVDERMPANLLHSLIQYTTVPVNQKEKAVALDSPELFNYPFCYLSGHRLVQFSAQEKKNFVQYVRNGGFVFVDDCNHDIDGLFARSFEEQMRQCFGAGALKKIAKNHPIYSQFFKFPDGPPPTSFELNGWGDDLVHDYLKGIEIDGKLRVLYSNKDYGCEWDYDFRNKRFLAEDNTKFGVNILLYALTA; encoded by the coding sequence ATGCCCGTTCCGTTTACCTTCGTGCGCCTTCAGTACCGCTCCGGCGACTGGGATGGGGTGGACGAAAGAATGCCCGCCAACCTACTGCACTCCCTGATTCAGTACACCACGGTGCCCGTCAACCAGAAAGAAAAGGCCGTGGCCCTGGACAGCCCGGAGCTGTTCAACTACCCGTTCTGCTACCTCTCGGGGCACCGGCTAGTGCAGTTTTCGGCCCAGGAAAAAAAGAACTTCGTGCAGTACGTGCGCAATGGCGGCTTCGTGTTCGTCGACGACTGCAACCACGATATTGACGGGCTCTTTGCGCGCTCCTTCGAGGAGCAGATGCGGCAGTGCTTCGGGGCCGGGGCCCTGAAGAAGATTGCCAAAAACCACCCCATCTACTCGCAGTTCTTCAAGTTTCCGGACGGCCCGCCGCCCACTTCCTTCGAGCTCAATGGCTGGGGCGACGACCTGGTGCACGATTACCTCAAGGGCATCGAAATTGACGGCAAGCTGCGGGTGCTCTACTCCAACAAGGACTACGGCTGCGAGTGGGACTACGACTTCCGCAACAAACGCTTCCTGGCCGAAGACAATACTAAGTTCGGCGTCAATATCCTGCTCTACGCCCTGACGGCCTAA
- a CDS encoding four helix bundle protein, translating to MKSSDSMPADNPIVRISFDFALQTLAYVQELEQVRRFVIAQQLLRSGTSIGANVREAQHAESRADFVHKCKVAAKEAAETEYWLLLCKHTPSYPEPPAELFATLLDIQRLLSRIISSSKANGITPS from the coding sequence ATGAAGTCGTCTGATTCGATGCCGGCCGATAATCCCATCGTCCGCATTTCCTTCGACTTCGCTCTGCAGACATTAGCTTATGTTCAGGAACTAGAGCAGGTGCGGCGCTTCGTCATTGCGCAGCAACTGTTACGCAGCGGTACTTCTATTGGGGCCAATGTGCGCGAAGCCCAGCACGCCGAAAGCCGGGCCGACTTCGTCCACAAGTGCAAAGTAGCCGCCAAGGAAGCCGCCGAAACGGAATATTGGCTCCTGCTCTGCAAGCACACACCTTCCTATCCGGAGCCACCAGCGGAATTGTTTGCCACTCTCCTTGATATCCAACGGCTTCTGTCCCGAATTATCAGCAGCAGCAAGGCCAACGGCATCACTCCAAGTTGA
- a CDS encoding porin family protein: MKRLAAVFLFSVFFAASAHAQLGVKAGLNAAVLQGTVGTDATYQTSYHAGIFYEMKVIDPILSIQPELLYSLQGTERKSDLVNYRSKLHYLNLPVLAKVTLGPVYAEAGPQVGFLLKAREDGVMVVSQEGNGEVQIASNDRSSWNDYKKLDLGFAVGAGVKLPLGFALGARFNAGMNDINKVKSVQGVNDPQLKNRVFQVYASFQLPGD, encoded by the coding sequence ATGAAACGACTTGCGGCTGTATTTCTCTTTAGTGTCTTTTTTGCGGCTTCGGCCCACGCTCAGCTCGGCGTAAAAGCGGGCCTCAACGCGGCCGTGCTCCAGGGCACCGTGGGCACCGACGCCACCTACCAAACGTCCTACCACGCCGGTATTTTCTACGAAATGAAGGTCATTGACCCGATTCTCTCCATTCAGCCCGAACTGCTTTACTCCCTGCAGGGCACCGAGCGGAAGTCGGACCTGGTTAACTACCGCTCCAAGCTGCACTACCTCAACCTGCCGGTGCTGGCCAAAGTAACCCTGGGCCCGGTGTACGCCGAAGCCGGGCCGCAGGTGGGCTTTCTGCTCAAGGCCCGGGAAGACGGCGTGATGGTCGTCAGCCAGGAAGGCAACGGGGAGGTGCAGATTGCCAGCAACGACCGGAGCTCCTGGAACGACTACAAGAAGCTCGACCTGGGCTTTGCCGTGGGGGCGGGCGTCAAGCTGCCCCTGGGCTTTGCCCTGGGCGCCCGTTTCAACGCCGGCATGAACGATATCAACAAGGTTAAGTCGGTGCAGGGCGTGAATGATCCGCAGCTCAAAAACCGCGTGTTTCAGGTGTACGCCAGCTTCCAGCTCCCCGGCGACTAG
- a CDS encoding DUF1800 domain-containing protein, which produces MDRRTFLRKNTAVLTAPATGLAERPAEPGGAEEETVSRYANTALPSTARSTAGIAPYTGTWGYEQAAHLLRRTLFGPTRTEIVTAAGRSLTQVVNDLLTVPAAPAPPVNVSATDTSVAIGSTWVTQPFDQNFESVRRSSLRAWWLGQMLTQNLSLVEKMTLFWHNHFVIEFGDINDARHAYQYTALLRQHALGNIKQLAKDVTVNAAMLRYLNGNQSTASAPNENYGRELLELFTVGKGPLIGAGNYTTYTEADVQAAARVLTGWRDNQATISSYYTASRHDTGTKVFSAAFGNATIPNGGDQEYKTLIDLIFNQPETARFLVRKLYRWLVYYVIDATTEQNVIEPLAQLLIQNGYNVAPVLRTLLSSEHFYDAVNMGCLIKSPLDFTLTVGRQLQITFPPASNPVAQYGMWDYLNSLTNLQQQLVGDPPNVAGWAAYYQTPQYYEMWINAVTLPRRNQFTDQMISTTGYTRNSFKINIDVLALVQSLPAATAQEPNLLIAELARLLLPISLTTGQLAFLNDVLLPGLPDFEWTDEWTQYLAAPTNTAKKTAVTTKLQALLRTMMGLAEYHLS; this is translated from the coding sequence ATGGACCGAAGAACATTTCTACGCAAAAACACTGCGGTGCTGACGGCCCCGGCTACCGGGCTGGCTGAGCGGCCTGCTGAACCGGGCGGGGCCGAGGAAGAAACCGTCAGCCGCTATGCCAACACCGCCCTGCCGAGCACGGCCCGCTCCACGGCCGGCATTGCGCCCTACACGGGCACCTGGGGTTACGAGCAGGCCGCGCACCTGCTGCGCCGCACGCTGTTTGGGCCGACCCGGACGGAAATCGTGACGGCCGCGGGGCGCAGCCTGACCCAGGTGGTGAATGACCTGCTGACCGTGCCCGCCGCTCCGGCGCCACCGGTGAATGTGTCGGCGACGGATACCAGCGTGGCCATCGGCTCAACCTGGGTGACGCAGCCCTTTGACCAGAACTTCGAGAGCGTGCGACGCTCCTCGCTGCGGGCGTGGTGGCTGGGCCAGATGCTGACCCAGAACCTGTCGTTGGTGGAGAAGATGACCTTGTTTTGGCACAACCACTTCGTCATCGAGTTTGGCGACATCAACGACGCCCGGCACGCCTACCAGTACACGGCCCTGCTGCGGCAGCACGCGCTGGGCAACATCAAGCAGCTGGCCAAGGATGTGACGGTGAATGCGGCCATGCTGCGTTACCTCAACGGCAACCAAAGCACGGCCTCGGCGCCTAACGAAAACTACGGCCGGGAGCTGCTGGAGCTGTTTACGGTGGGCAAAGGGCCCTTGATTGGAGCCGGCAACTACACTACCTACACTGAGGCCGACGTGCAGGCCGCGGCCCGGGTGCTGACCGGCTGGCGCGACAACCAGGCCACCATCAGTAGCTACTACACCGCCTCCCGCCACGACACGGGCACCAAGGTATTCTCGGCCGCCTTCGGCAACGCCACCATCCCCAACGGTGGCGACCAGGAATACAAAACGCTGATTGACCTGATTTTCAATCAGCCCGAAACGGCGCGGTTTCTGGTGCGCAAGCTCTACCGCTGGCTGGTGTACTACGTCATTGACGCCACCACCGAGCAAAACGTCATTGAGCCCCTGGCCCAGCTCCTGATTCAGAATGGCTACAACGTGGCGCCGGTGCTGCGCACGCTGCTCTCGAGTGAGCATTTCTACGACGCCGTGAACATGGGCTGCCTGATTAAGAGCCCCCTGGACTTTACCCTGACCGTGGGCCGGCAGCTGCAGATTACCTTTCCACCGGCCTCGAACCCGGTGGCCCAGTACGGCATGTGGGACTACCTCAACAGCCTGACCAACCTGCAGCAGCAGCTGGTGGGCGACCCGCCCAACGTGGCGGGCTGGGCGGCTTACTACCAAACACCGCAGTACTACGAAATGTGGATTAACGCCGTGACCCTGCCCCGCCGCAACCAGTTTACGGACCAGATGATCAGCACCACGGGCTACACCCGCAACAGCTTCAAAATCAACATCGACGTGCTGGCCCTGGTGCAAAGTTTGCCCGCGGCCACGGCCCAGGAGCCTAACCTGCTCATTGCCGAGTTGGCCCGCCTGCTGCTGCCCATCAGCCTAACGACCGGGCAGCTGGCTTTCCTCAACGACGTGCTGCTGCCCGGCCTGCCCGACTTTGAGTGGACCGACGAGTGGACCCAATACCTGGCAGCTCCCACCAATACGGCCAAGAAAACGGCCGTGACCACCAAGCTCCAGGCCCTGCTGCGCACGATGATGGGCCTGGCGGAATACCACCTCAGCTAA
- a CDS encoding BatA domain-containing protein, whose translation MLTFLAPSGLLALLGVALPVAIHLWNRRPGRTVQVGSIRWLDAANRRLRNLRLEQIALLLLRILVVAVLALALANPIWRQPPPPRRGQVFISPDLLTSASVAAVRPTIDSLRRRGFVLRQLGPRFARVSDTVWQRLATQPAAAAAAASYSFWPRVQQAADSFPGQPLYVYTSATLRHFQGRRPALPAAVRWQTVPLPTPETTWLRGAHLAAPDSLRLLISRSTEDAVLTRAVTVARPTQSATELPRVPGLPPLRYSSVAGRSFIQVEGPDSSRVPILTEPLRVWLYHDADHTLDARYVAAALRAAALGLGPRLELTVSTRPPQAGAPLHWLFWLADAPVPAAWQQHVARGLQLWQDARPAGVAQSTSFTVAPYTASYAITRLDTVADQSKTDILWQAANGRPVLSRRVAGPGAAYRLHTRLHPAWSRLADSPDLPFLLLDLLQPARPAAPDPHDQRQLAPCQITGRATVAPTSFGNRRSAPTDTDLRIWLVVAAAVLWGLERVVATRTFAAKVQSA comes from the coding sequence TTGCTCACGTTTCTTGCTCCCTCCGGTTTGCTGGCGTTGCTGGGCGTAGCTCTTCCCGTGGCCATCCACCTCTGGAACCGTCGGCCGGGCCGCACGGTGCAGGTGGGCAGCATCCGCTGGCTCGATGCCGCCAACCGCCGCCTGCGCAACCTCCGGCTGGAGCAAATAGCCTTGCTGCTGCTGCGCATTCTGGTGGTAGCAGTGCTGGCTTTGGCCTTGGCTAACCCCATATGGCGGCAGCCACCCCCACCCCGCCGTGGCCAAGTGTTTATTAGCCCCGACCTGCTGACCTCGGCGTCGGTAGCGGCCGTGCGCCCCACGATTGACTCTTTGCGCCGCCGGGGCTTCGTGCTGCGGCAGCTCGGGCCGCGCTTTGCCCGGGTGTCGGATACGGTGTGGCAACGACTGGCTACGCAACCAGCCGCCGCGGCCGCGGCGGCCAGCTACTCGTTCTGGCCCCGCGTGCAGCAGGCCGCTGATTCATTTCCCGGCCAGCCACTGTACGTGTACACTTCCGCCACTTTGCGCCATTTCCAGGGCCGCCGCCCGGCGCTGCCCGCCGCCGTGCGTTGGCAAACCGTGCCCCTGCCAACGCCCGAAACTACCTGGCTGCGCGGCGCCCACCTCGCGGCGCCCGATAGTCTGCGCCTGCTTATCAGCCGAAGCACGGAAGACGCCGTGCTGACCCGGGCCGTAACGGTGGCCCGGCCGACCCAGTCAGCCACCGAGCTGCCCCGCGTGCCGGGCTTGCCGCCGCTGCGCTACTCCTCGGTGGCCGGGCGCAGCTTTATTCAAGTCGAAGGGCCCGACTCGTCGCGGGTGCCGATTCTGACTGAGCCGCTGCGCGTATGGCTCTACCACGATGCCGACCACACCCTGGATGCCCGCTACGTAGCGGCGGCGCTGCGGGCGGCGGCTTTGGGCCTGGGCCCGCGCCTGGAGCTGACGGTTTCTACCCGCCCGCCCCAGGCCGGCGCGCCGCTGCACTGGCTTTTCTGGCTCGCCGATGCTCCGGTGCCCGCCGCCTGGCAGCAGCACGTTGCCCGGGGCCTACAGCTGTGGCAGGACGCCCGCCCGGCCGGCGTAGCCCAATCCACCAGCTTTACCGTAGCGCCCTATACTGCCAGCTATGCCATAACTCGCCTGGACACCGTAGCGGACCAGAGCAAGACGGATATTCTCTGGCAAGCCGCCAACGGCCGGCCGGTGCTGAGCCGCCGGGTAGCTGGCCCGGGCGCTGCTTACCGGCTCCACACCCGCCTGCACCCAGCCTGGAGCCGCTTGGCCGACAGCCCCGATTTGCCCTTCCTGCTGCTGGACCTGCTGCAGCCCGCCCGGCCGGCCGCTCCCGACCCGCACGACCAGCGGCAGTTGGCCCCGTGCCAGATTACCGGCCGTGCCACAGTTGCTCCAACGAGCTTCGGCAACCGCCGCAGCGCGCCCACCGACACCGATTTGCGTATTTGGCTGGTCGTGGCGGCGGCGGTGCTCTGGGGACTGGAGCGCGTGGTAGCCACCCGTACTTTTGCCGCTAAAGTCCAGTCCGCATGA
- a CDS encoding outer membrane beta-barrel protein gives MTPNVLFYSACALALVALPAAAQSGEGTKLGLKAGASVATLDGVINANSKFRTDFVAGPMLRLAPTKQHFTVQLEALISGQGADLELRNGATETRKIYYLNVPVLLRQYIGGAFYVNVGPQLGVLLGSGTGTYKSVEGGVVGGIGVETAGGFVVDLRLNYGLSDINDDAAERAFRKQLGLGGLHNRVI, from the coding sequence ATGACCCCAAACGTACTCTTTTACAGTGCTTGCGCCCTGGCCCTGGTGGCGCTGCCCGCCGCGGCCCAGTCGGGCGAAGGCACCAAGCTGGGCCTCAAGGCTGGCGCCTCGGTGGCCACCCTCGACGGCGTGATTAACGCCAATTCCAAGTTCCGCACCGACTTCGTGGCCGGCCCCATGCTGCGGCTGGCGCCTACCAAGCAGCACTTCACCGTGCAGCTCGAAGCCCTCATCAGCGGGCAGGGCGCCGACCTGGAGCTGCGCAACGGCGCCACGGAAACCCGCAAAATCTATTACCTGAACGTGCCCGTGCTGCTGCGCCAGTACATCGGCGGCGCGTTCTACGTAAACGTAGGCCCGCAGCTGGGCGTGTTGCTGGGCTCCGGCACGGGTACCTACAAATCGGTGGAGGGCGGCGTAGTAGGCGGCATTGGCGTCGAAACGGCCGGGGGCTTCGTCGTCGACCTACGCCTCAATTACGGCCTGAGCGACATCAACGACGATGCCGCCGAGCGGGCTTTCCGCAAGCAGCTCGGCCTCGGCGGCCTGCACAACCGCGTCATTTAG
- a CDS encoding TldD/PmbA family protein has protein sequence MAILSKDEAQTILKKVLGFSTANECEATLTGQVGGNVRSARNAISTAGAVENVQLIVESRFGKRSGIATCNEFDDATLRRCVQRAEEIAKLAPESPEYMPMLGAQQYLDGSKAFAQNTANITPDYRAQQTAASLQLCEKRKLSSAGFLTDNASFVAKRNSKGLEAYQAATNLEYSVTVRTPDGTGSGYATADYNDISKFDAGRLTQIAADKASGSVNAKAIEPGKYTVILEPAALVANTDASLLQALMGAMDARSADEGRSFLSKKGGGNKKGEKLFDERVTIYSDPTSLDIPDLVFSGDGRPQKKVTWIEKGVVKNLYTSRFWAQKAGIPDIPPPGGWIMEGGTQSVQDMIKGTQKGILVTRLWYIRPVDPQTLLYTGLTRDGTFYIENGKIKHPVKNFRFNESPIIMLNNLEAIGKPQRVGGNMVPPLKIRDFTFTSLSDAV, from the coding sequence ATGGCAATACTATCCAAAGACGAAGCCCAGACCATCCTGAAAAAGGTGCTGGGTTTTAGCACGGCCAATGAGTGCGAGGCCACGCTAACGGGGCAGGTGGGCGGCAACGTCCGCTCGGCCCGCAACGCCATCAGCACCGCCGGCGCCGTCGAAAACGTGCAGCTGATTGTAGAATCCCGGTTTGGCAAACGCAGCGGCATAGCCACTTGCAACGAGTTTGACGACGCCACCCTGCGCCGTTGCGTGCAGCGGGCCGAGGAAATTGCGAAGCTCGCCCCCGAAAGCCCCGAATACATGCCCATGCTCGGGGCCCAGCAGTACCTCGACGGCTCCAAGGCCTTTGCCCAGAACACGGCCAACATTACGCCCGACTACCGCGCCCAGCAAACGGCGGCCAGCCTGCAGCTCTGCGAAAAGCGCAAGCTCTCCTCGGCCGGCTTCCTGACCGACAACGCCAGCTTCGTGGCCAAGCGCAACAGCAAGGGCCTCGAAGCCTACCAGGCGGCCACCAACCTGGAATACTCCGTGACGGTGCGCACCCCCGACGGTACCGGCTCGGGCTACGCCACGGCCGACTACAACGACATCAGCAAGTTTGACGCCGGCCGCCTAACCCAGATTGCGGCCGATAAAGCTTCCGGCTCGGTGAATGCCAAAGCCATTGAGCCCGGCAAGTACACCGTCATTCTGGAGCCGGCGGCCCTGGTGGCCAACACCGACGCTTCGCTGCTACAGGCCCTGATGGGCGCCATGGACGCCCGCTCGGCCGACGAAGGCCGCAGCTTCCTGAGCAAGAAAGGCGGCGGCAACAAGAAAGGTGAAAAGCTGTTCGACGAGCGGGTTACCATCTACTCCGACCCCACCAGCCTCGACATTCCCGACCTGGTATTCTCCGGCGACGGCCGCCCGCAGAAAAAGGTGACCTGGATTGAGAAAGGCGTGGTCAAGAACCTGTACACCTCGCGCTTCTGGGCCCAGAAAGCCGGTATTCCCGACATTCCGCCGCCCGGCGGCTGGATTATGGAAGGCGGCACCCAGAGCGTGCAGGACATGATTAAGGGCACCCAGAAAGGTATTCTGGTGACCCGCCTGTGGTACATCCGCCCCGTGGATCCGCAGACGCTGCTCTACACCGGCCTGACCCGGGACGGAACGTTCTACATCGAGAACGGCAAGATCAAGCACCCGGTGAAGAACTTCCGCTTCAACGAAAGCCCCATCATCATGCTCAACAACCTGGAGGCCATTGGCAAGCCCCAGCGCGTGGGCGGCAACATGGTGCCCCCGCTGAAAATCCGGGACTTTACCTTCACCAGCCTCTCCGACGCGGTGTAA
- a CDS encoding DUF58 domain-containing protein, which yields MLTPELLHALHNLPLAAKQAAEGFLAGQHLSRRRGAGMEFSQYRPYQPGDDLRRLDWRLAARSDRYYIRESEVDTSLTVHLLLDASASMNHRDDNGLTKLDYGRLLLAALAYLAQNQGDAVSLSILHPAGLVHLPARADARQLPRLYQALQNTTGAGRFPEATQLAPLLARRQRALTVCVSDLYEEQSEINALLTRLRTVAGEVLLLHLMAGNELAFSYRGAVTFEDLETGQTLQLNAEDQRRPYQEQLQQWLRSTAHTARRQGFDYFQLSTAEPLDGALREFLRRRQATSGH from the coding sequence ATGCTGACTCCCGAACTTCTTCATGCGCTCCACAACCTGCCACTGGCGGCCAAACAGGCGGCCGAGGGCTTTTTGGCGGGCCAGCACCTGAGCCGGCGCCGCGGGGCGGGCATGGAGTTCAGCCAGTACCGGCCCTACCAGCCCGGCGACGACCTGCGCCGCCTCGACTGGCGCCTGGCCGCCCGCTCCGACCGGTACTATATCCGCGAGTCGGAAGTGGATACCAGCCTCACGGTGCATCTGCTGCTCGACGCCAGCGCCTCGATGAACCACCGCGACGACAACGGCCTGACCAAGCTCGACTACGGCCGGCTGCTGCTGGCGGCGTTGGCTTACCTTGCCCAAAACCAGGGGGATGCCGTGTCGCTGAGCATTCTGCACCCCGCGGGCCTGGTGCACCTGCCCGCCCGCGCCGACGCCCGTCAATTGCCCCGCCTCTACCAGGCCCTGCAAAATACGACTGGCGCTGGCCGCTTTCCCGAGGCCACCCAGCTGGCCCCGCTCCTGGCCCGCCGCCAGCGCGCCCTGACCGTGTGCGTGAGTGATTTGTACGAGGAGCAAAGCGAAATAAACGCCTTGCTGACCCGCTTGCGCACCGTAGCCGGGGAGGTGCTGCTGCTGCATTTGATGGCCGGCAACGAGCTGGCCTTCAGCTACCGGGGCGCCGTCACGTTCGAAGACCTGGAAACCGGCCAGACCCTGCAGCTCAACGCCGAAGACCAGCGCCGCCCCTACCAGGAGCAATTGCAGCAGTGGCTGCGCAGCACCGCCCACACGGCCCGCCGCCAGGGCTTCGACTACTTCCAGCTCAGCACCGCCGAGCCGCTGGATGGGGCCCTGCGGGAATTTTTGCGCCGCCGCCAAGCCACTTCCGGCCACTAG
- a CDS encoding S1C family serine protease — protein sequence MKTEADYYALFEAYQTGGLSAGERTDLERRLAADPNFAQNFADFTQLTSTLHGYGERLATRRKLHAIQADMDAEAAVRLDGETVETGNPLMPQVYISPVERKLREFWGKHRATAMVAASVAVLAVFATLLGLEWWRTAQRPSLYGYTVLRREVERIKQTQKAMNRAINQIDGVKPDAEANPGKFSGTGFALTADGYLVTSYHVIQGADSLLIESRDRQRYRAEPVFTDVAHDLAILRIKDHKFNGFGRLPYSFKRGTAELGEKVFTLGYPREDVVFGEGSLSARSGFEGDTAFYQISIPVNPGNSGGPLLDDRGNLIGIISGRQADMQSAAFATKSSYLMRLVDSLSNAGTATPYNVPRSNQLAGTSRRQQIRKLQDYVFVVKVYE from the coding sequence ATGAAAACGGAAGCTGACTATTACGCTTTATTCGAAGCCTACCAGACGGGTGGGTTATCGGCTGGGGAGCGCACCGACCTGGAGCGCCGCCTGGCCGCGGATCCTAACTTTGCCCAGAATTTTGCCGACTTCACCCAGCTGACCAGCACGCTGCACGGCTACGGGGAGCGGCTGGCCACGCGCCGCAAGCTCCACGCCATTCAGGCCGATATGGACGCCGAAGCGGCCGTGCGCCTGGACGGGGAGACGGTGGAAACCGGCAACCCGCTGATGCCGCAGGTGTATATTTCGCCGGTGGAGCGCAAGCTGCGGGAATTCTGGGGCAAGCACCGGGCTACGGCCATGGTGGCCGCTTCGGTAGCGGTGCTGGCCGTATTTGCCACGTTGCTCGGCCTGGAATGGTGGCGCACCGCCCAGCGGCCTTCGCTGTACGGCTACACCGTGCTGCGCCGTGAGGTGGAGCGCATCAAGCAAACCCAGAAGGCTATGAACCGGGCCATCAACCAGATTGACGGCGTCAAGCCCGATGCGGAGGCAAACCCCGGCAAGTTCAGCGGCACGGGTTTCGCCCTTACCGCCGATGGCTATTTGGTGACCAGCTACCACGTCATTCAGGGGGCCGATTCGCTGCTGATTGAAAGCCGGGACCGGCAGCGCTACCGCGCCGAGCCCGTCTTTACCGACGTGGCCCACGACCTAGCCATTCTGCGCATCAAAGACCACAAGTTCAACGGTTTCGGCCGCCTGCCCTATTCGTTTAAGCGCGGCACGGCCGAGCTAGGCGAGAAAGTGTTTACCCTGGGCTACCCGCGCGAGGACGTCGTGTTTGGCGAAGGCTCGCTGAGTGCCCGCTCGGGTTTCGAGGGCGACACGGCTTTCTACCAGATTTCGATTCCGGTGAACCCGGGCAACAGCGGCGGCCCGCTGCTCGACGACCGGGGCAACCTGATTGGCATCATCAGCGGGCGGCAGGCCGACATGCAGAGCGCCGCCTTTGCTACCAAGTCGTCGTATTTGATGCGCCTGGTCGATTCGCTGTCGAATGCCGGAACGGCGACGCCCTACAACGTACCGCGCTCCAACCAACTGGCCGGCACCTCGCGCCGCCAGCAGATTCGCAAGCTGCAGGACTACGTATTCGTGGTGAAAGTGTACGAATAG